Part of the Ardenticatenales bacterium genome is shown below.
GAAAATGTCACCTTCCACGGTGAATTCCATCATGTGACGGACATCCAGCTAGATGTGGTGCATGGTCGCAAGGGGGCGCGCAATGTGCCCATTTACATTGGGGCTACGGGCATGAAGATGATGGAGCTAACGGGGGAGATTGCGGATGGGGTGGTGCTGAATTATCTGGTGGCGCCCAAGTATAATCTGCAGGCGTTGGAGGCGTTGGAGCGGGGGGCGAAGCGTGCCGGCAAAACGCTTGACGACATAGACCGCCCCCAGTTGATGATTTGCTCGGTTGATCATGACCGCAAGAAGGCGTTGGACGGCGCGCGCAAGATGATCACGCAGTACCTGGGGCAGCAGCCGCACCTGATGAAGGCCAGCGGCGTCAGCCAGGACCTGTTGGACGAAATTCATCAGGTGTTGACGTGGCCGGCGACGGATGAGCAGATTGAGGCGGCAATGCACCTGGTGCCGGACGACGTGGTGCAGATGTGTACGGCGGCCGGCTCGCCGGAAGAGGTGAAGGCCAAAGTGCGCGAGTACATCGACAACGGCTGCACCTGCCCCATCCTCTATCCGCTGGGTGACGCGCGCTTGATGATTGACATCTTTAGCGAGGGGTACAGCAGTTAAATAAGGCGAGACTAAGCTCGCGTAAGGGTTTCAGGGGGTTAAAAATGCCGGCGGTTGGCTCAGGCGATAAATTGCCGGGCGATACTGTGGTCTGGGAATGGGCTTGCCGCTTTGGCGCGCCGTTTCCAGCCACGCTTCCTTTGCTATCTGCACTTCTCGCAAAGCTTCCTCCGGCGTCTCGCCAAATGCAGAGCAATAACGCAGGTCTGGAATGTCAGCAATGTAGCCTTCGTCTTCTTCTGAGTAGAAAATGCTGATGAAGTAGTCTTCCATATTATTCCTCCAATGTTAGATTGTATTGTTCGACAAGCTGCAAGAATTGACGAATCTGGTAGGGTTTGACATGTCCTTTACTATTCTGTAGATTCAATATCTCGGGAATGTCAGGATGTGTAAAAATGTGATGACTGCCGTGCGTGCGCGATAACTCAAAGCCAAATGCATTTACGAGTCCAACGAAATCGGTGAAGCGAATTCACTGAAAAAACCGGGTTTTTCGATTGTCCGGCAAAAATCCGACCATCAAGCTCGCTTTGCAATGCTATCATGCTGTTCTGTACTGTTTGCAAATGGGCACTCAACTTTTGAAGATCAATGCTTTGACTTGTTTTGAGCATGGTTTGAAAAACGAGAAGGAGATACGGGACGAACATGCTGTAACTAATCAACACCACGCTCATCTGAAAGGCTTCAGCTTGAGCGCCCGCACACAGGTCATAGGCGGCATCAGGTATTACTGCCACGCCAAAAGTTACAGTTACGCTTGGGTCTATGTACTTCTAACTTCTTTTGCCTTTTTGATTATGGCGGATTCGATTTCTGTTTTCAAACGCTGTTGCTCACTAATGTCGGATGCCGCAATGAATTTCTCCAGCAAGTTCGTTGCCGCCCATTTGCTATCAATCGGCAGAATAAGGTCATTCGGAAGTCGAGTCAAACTCAACCAATTTTCCACCAACACGGAAATTTCTTACTTGCCATTCAGCAGGAAGTTTGGAGAAAACCAAGTCGAGGATATTCTCGCCGCGGAACCCTTTGTTTGTGTTCCGGCGACAATTGCTTCTAATCTTCGAACGGACTCGGCGGTCTGTACTTCTAGTTCTTGACGGGACTTGGCGTTCGTTTGGAGTTCGGTCAGATCGTTTTTCGCTCGAGCTAATTCGTTCCTTATTGCGCCGGTTGTTTCATGTAGAGTTTGTGCCAATGTGCGCAATTCCGCAAGTGCCACGTTTGATTCTTTTTGAAACCGGGTTATTTCACCTGTTAACCCTCTACCCACTTGCTCTATTGATGCGATGGATTGCTGTCGAGCGTCGCTGACCTTTGCATTAAGAGACGACTCGGTCCGAACAAGGCCATTTGATAGCGTGCCTATTCCTTGATTTGCCGCACTTTGCCCATTTTCTACATGAGCGATTCTTTCCGCTAAACCCTTCAACTCTACCTGAACATTGCTAATAGTTTGGACAACGGGTTCCAAGTGGGCCATTTTGTAGCAAGAATTGCAATCTGCGCTTGTTCTTGCTGTACGGACTGTGTAAGGGTCATCAATGTGCTAGAGACGTCACTCCCTCCTGTTTGTGTTTTGCGGAGCTGGAAATAGAGGCCACAATTGCGACGAGGAGAACAAAACAAAAAACAAAATGATAGATAGTAAGAGGACGTCCATATTGTAACTCCTGAGCTATTGTGTGCATACGTGGATAAACACTGAAAGCATTGACTTATTTCACTTGTGTAACTATATAATCCCCTTGTGGGCTGAGCTTGTCGAAGCCCAAATTGCCTTCGACAGGCTCAGGTAGCGGGCTAAGCAGTTACTAACTTGAATAATTAGAGCCATCAGGTCTGCTATTTCAAGTACTCGGCATCGAATCGGCGGCATGGGCAATCTGGTCTTGCTGCCAACGCTCGTAGCTGTTGGCTTCCCGCACGGCGTCTATCTCGGCCTTGTGGTCATGGTAATATGCCAGGGCGCTGAAGACCTGGGCTGGTTGTAGATAGGTCCATTCGGCCAGGATGTCCTCCACGGACATGCCCACTCTGTAATAGTAACCAACGATGTGCCAGACGGCGATGCGCGTGCCGGCAATAATGGCCTCTCCGCCCAGTACGCCGCCAATTTTCACAATATGAGGATAGTCCGTGGTTTGAATGTCTCGTTGGCTTGTTTTCATGGCGTGTCTATCTCCTTGCCGCAAGGCCTATTATAGCGGCAAAGTGGGTGGGGAGGAACGGTTATGAAGCGGGTAGGGTGAGGAGGATGTGGATGCCGGCATTGTCCCGCACCATCACCCCCTCCTCATGCGCCCAAACAGCAGCCCCCGCCGCCTCCAGTCGCGCTAACACCGCTTGCCGCGCCGCCTCATGCGGCAGCACAACCGTGTAATGCACCAGCCCCAACGCATCCGCCGGTGGGGGAGCCGCCCCGCGGGAGTGCCACACATTCATGCCGATGTGGTGGTGGTAGCCGCCGGCGGCCACAAACGCCGCCGTGGGCAGGCGCATCATGGTTTCGAAGCCCAAAATGTTGTGATAGAAGGAAACGGCGGCGGGAATATCGTGGACCTGTAAGTGGATGTGACCGAGGCGCGTGCCGGCAGGAAGCGCGGTGAATGGTTCGGGAGCGGCGTCGGCGATCAATGCCGGCAAATCCACCGCCAACGTATCCATCCGCACCTGCCCCTGCACAAATTCCCACGTCTCCCGGGGCCGGTCGCGGTACATCTCAATCCCGTTCCCTTCCGGATCGCTCAAATAGAGCGCCTCACTCACCAGATGGTCCCCCGCGCCATCAATCATGCGTCGCCGCGCCGTCACGTAATGGCGCAGCCACTGCCCCAGGTGCGCGCGCGAGGGCAGCAGTATCGCCAGGTGATACAACCCCGTGGCGCGGCGATAGGCCTTGCCTTCCGGTCGCGCCAGCAGATGCACAATAGGCTGCCCATCAATGCCCAGCGAGGCGGAGCGCGCATCTTGCGCCAGCAGGCGCAGGCCGATGGCGTCCTGGTAAAAGCGGCTCGTGCGGTTCAGGTCGGCCACGGCCAGCGTCACCGCGCCGACGGTCGTTGTCGGCGGAATCGTGAAGGGTGCGGGAGGGGGTGGGGTCATTTGCGTTACCTGCGTATGTTGGGAAAAAAGTCAGGCGGTGGGCGCGCACAGCAGGCGACGTAATTCCGCCTTTTGCACTTTGCCCAGCGCGTTGCGCGGCAGCGATTCTACGAAGATGACGGCGCGGGGCGTTTTGTAGCTGGCGAGTTGATGCCGGCAATATGCCACAATCTCCTCCGCCCGCAAGGCAACGCCCGGCTGCGGCACAACCACGGCCACGATGCGCTCGCCCCATTCCGCGTCCGGGCAGCCAATGACGGCGCTGGCGGCCACGCCGGGATACGCCGCCAGTACCAGCTCCACCTCCGGCGGATAGACGTTGAGGCCGCCGGTGATAATCAGGTCTTTGGCCCGCCCTTTCAGCGTGAAATAACCGTCCGGCTGGCGCAGCCCCAGGTCGCCCGTGCGCAGCCAGCCATCCGCCGTAAACGCCGCCGCCGTTTTTGCCGGCATTTGCCAATACCCCTTAAACACATGCGGACCGCGAATCTGCACCTCGCCAATTTCGCCATCAGGCAGGGGCGCATCCGTTTCCGGATCGGCGATCCGCGCCGACACGCCCGGCAGCGGCAGCCCCACGGAGCCAACGCGCCGCTCCCCGTGCAGCGGATTGGAGAGATTCATGCCCGTTTCCGTCATGCCGTATCGCTCCAGCAGCGTGTGACCGAATATCTGCCGAAACTGTTGGAACAAATCGTCCGGCAGGCGATCAGAGCCGGAGGTGAGCAGGCGCATGTGGCGGAGGTCGTAGTCGGCTGCATGGGGGTACTCCACCAGGCGGCGGTGAATGGTGGGCACGGCCATGAACACAGTGCAGCGCCGCCGCGTCAACGTATCCAGCACCTCGGCAGGGCTGAACCTGGGCAGGAGAATGGCCGTGGCGCCCGCGTGCAGCGCCCCATGCAGGGCCACGACGAGGCCGTGGACGTGGAAAATGGGCAGCACATGCAGCAACACGTCATCCTCGCGCCAACCCCACGCCTGATGCAGGGCGTCCAGGTTGGCGGTGAGGTTGCCGTGCGTGATTTCCGCGCCTTTGGGGCGTCCTGTCGTGCCGCTGGTGTAAATCATGAGGGCGGTCTGCTGTGCGTCGATGGGCAGTGGGGGCAGGTCGGCGGCAGGCGCGGCGGCCAGCAGTGCCATGAAGCCGGTATCATCCGCCCCGTCCAGGTAGACGACGTGCCGCAGGTCGGTCAGCGGCGCGAGGATGGGGGCGAGTGTCTCTTTGGCGGCGACGTCGGCGAAGAGGAGGCTGGCCCCGGAATCGCGCAGGAAGTAGGTGAGTTCGTGTTCGGGGTAGGCGGGATTGAGGGGGAGGGTGATGGCGCCCAGGCGCATGATGGCCAGGTGTAAATAGATGAAGGGGAGCCGCTTGGGTAGTTGCAGGGCGACGCGGTCGCCCGGCTGCACATCGAGGCCGCGCAGCAGGCGCATGGTTTGCCGTACGTTTTCTTCCAGTTGGGCGTAGGTGACGATCTCGCTGCCCGTGGGGCGGATGAATTCGATGGCCGTTTTGTGGGGAAGATGCCGGCAATTTTCCGCCAGCCGCGTTAAGAACATCATAGAACAGCTAACCTACCTTCCCGGAAGGTGGAGAAAGGTCGAGGGTCACGCCAGTTCGCGCCCGCCGGTTAGATTATACGTCTGACCGGTGATGAAGGCAGCCTCGTCGGAGGCCAGAAACGCCACCAACCGGGCCACGTCTGCCGGCACGCCCATGCGCCGCAGCGGAATGCGCGCCGTGAGGTCGGCGGCCACGTCTTCCGCCGTGCGACCCAGCACCATCGCCTCCAGTTGCATTCCCCACTGTTTCATGCCTGTGTCGATGTCGCCGGGGAGGATGGCGTTCACGGTGATGCCGAATTCGCCCACTTCCTGGGCCAGGGATTGGGTGAGGGCGTTGATGGCGGCTTTGCTGCCGGCATAAGCTGACAAAAACGGACGTGGACGCAGCGCCGCAATCGAGGAGATGTTGATGATCCGTCCCCCCTGCCCACCTGCCAGCATCAGCGGCAGCGCAACCTTGCAGCACAAAAACGTACCCGTGGCGTTGATCTCCAGCGTTTTCCGCCACGCCTCTTCCGTCATTTGCAGCACCGGCGCGGGGCCAATCGTTGCTCCTGCGTTGTTTACCAGAATATCCAACCGTCCAAACTGTGACTGCACTGTTGCCACCATCTCTTGTATGTTCGCCGATTGGGTCACATCCGCGCGCAGAGGCAGACTGTCTACACCCATGCCGGCAATTTCCGCAGCCACCGCGACCAATTCTTCCCACTGGGCGTTGCCGCCGTGGGGGAGGGCGGACGGCGCGGCGCAAATGTCGCTGACGACGACGTGCGCGCCTTCCGCTGCCAGCCGCCGGGCAATGGCCGCGCCAATACCCGACCGCCGCCCCGCGCCTGTGATCAGGGCTACTTTTCCTGTGAGATTGTACATGGCTCATCCTCCTTGTGATGAGCGTGAGGAACGACTCATTGGTGAATGATTAACCGGTCGATCCCTGGCGACAAGGTAACTACTAAGCCAGATTGGACCAATTTGCTCTGGTGAAAATCGCCATTGAACGCGTGAAATTGGTCCAATCTCCAGAGAGCGTTAGTAGTTACGCGACAAGATTCGTT
Proteins encoded:
- a CDS encoding LLM class flavin-dependent oxidoreductase, with the protein product MTQDRVALYLQDAHSLQEGIELVKYAEAKGFEAVWQAESRLVRDCIVPMAAFAAHTSKLKVGSGVTNNWTRNVGLLAATFLTLDDLAPDRIICGIGAWWDPLASKVGIERRKPLTAMRETVEVLRRLLAGENVTFHGEFHHVTDIQLDVVHGRKGARNVPIYIGATGMKMMELTGEIADGVVLNYLVAPKYNLQALEALERGAKRAGKTLDDIDRPQLMICSVDHDRKKALDGARKMITQYLGQQPHLMKASGVSQDLLDEIHQVLTWPATDEQIEAAMHLVPDDVVQMCTAAGSPEEVKAKVREYIDNGCTCPILYPLGDARLMIDIFSEGYSS
- a CDS encoding type II toxin-antitoxin system HicB family antitoxin, which produces MEDYFISIFYSEEDEGYIADIPDLRYCSAFGETPEEALREVQIAKEAWLETARQSGKPIPRPQYRPAIYRLSQPPAFLTP
- a CDS encoding type II toxin-antitoxin system HicA family toxin — its product is MRFTDFVGLVNAFGFELSRTHGSHHIFTHPDIPEILNLQNSKGHVKPYQIRQFLQLVEQYNLTLEE
- a CDS encoding DUF433 domain-containing protein, producing the protein MKTSQRDIQTTDYPHIVKIGGVLGGEAIIAGTRIAVWHIVGYYYRVGMSVEDILAEWTYLQPAQVFSALAYYHDHKAEIDAVREANSYERWQQDQIAHAADSMPST
- a CDS encoding VOC family protein yields the protein MTPPPPAPFTIPPTTTVGAVTLAVADLNRTSRFYQDAIGLRLLAQDARSASLGIDGQPIVHLLARPEGKAYRRATGLYHLAILLPSRAHLGQWLRHYVTARRRMIDGAGDHLVSEALYLSDPEGNGIEMYRDRPRETWEFVQGQVRMDTLAVDLPALIADAAPEPFTALPAGTRLGHIHLQVHDIPAAVSFYHNILGFETMMRLPTAAFVAAGGYHHHIGMNVWHSRGAAPPPADALGLVHYTVVLPHEAARQAVLARLEAAGAAVWAHEEGVMVRDNAGIHILLTLPAS
- a CDS encoding AMP-binding protein, whose translation is MMFLTRLAENCRHLPHKTAIEFIRPTGSEIVTYAQLEENVRQTMRLLRGLDVQPGDRVALQLPKRLPFIYLHLAIMRLGAITLPLNPAYPEHELTYFLRDSGASLLFADVAAKETLAPILAPLTDLRHVVYLDGADDTGFMALLAAAPAADLPPLPIDAQQTALMIYTSGTTGRPKGAEITHGNLTANLDALHQAWGWREDDVLLHVLPIFHVHGLVVALHGALHAGATAILLPRFSPAEVLDTLTRRRCTVFMAVPTIHRRLVEYPHAADYDLRHMRLLTSGSDRLPDDLFQQFRQIFGHTLLERYGMTETGMNLSNPLHGERRVGSVGLPLPGVSARIADPETDAPLPDGEIGEVQIRGPHVFKGYWQMPAKTAAAFTADGWLRTGDLGLRQPDGYFTLKGRAKDLIITGGLNVYPPEVELVLAAYPGVAASAVIGCPDAEWGERIVAVVVPQPGVALRAEEIVAYCRHQLASYKTPRAVIFVESLPRNALGKVQKAELRRLLCAPTA
- a CDS encoding SDR family oxidoreductase codes for the protein MYNLTGKVALITGAGRRSGIGAAIARRLAAEGAHVVVSDICAAPSALPHGGNAQWEELVAVAAEIAGMGVDSLPLRADVTQSANIQEMVATVQSQFGRLDILVNNAGATIGPAPVLQMTEEAWRKTLEINATGTFLCCKVALPLMLAGGQGGRIINISSIAALRPRPFLSAYAGSKAAINALTQSLAQEVGEFGITVNAILPGDIDTGMKQWGMQLEAMVLGRTAEDVAADLTARIPLRRMGVPADVARLVAFLASDEAAFITGQTYNLTGGRELA